caaagtaaaatctggcagaaaatcgtaaagtacgacttaaccacaacctacagacgtgatagtgtcggattgtaatttgaatatgcgagaaaacataattcagttgccgggaagcctgataagcagccaggaatatttgaatgctatcgcattccgctcttaaaggcgaagcttaagcgtcctccaatttttttcgtaCTCCTTGcatacagaaatgctagctaCTTACGGGCGCTTTTGTCCAACTGGCGCTGCCTTTAAAGGACAGCCAACTTTATTCTAACCCCACGTCTTGGACGGCTTGTCTGGACGGATTTCAGTTTCAGTTCACGGATGCACAAGGTTACGAGTGATAGTGACATATTCACTGAACTGCAACACGACTCAAAATGGGTTAAAAGATGCAAAAGTATTCATAACAAGCGAGTGTTCATTATAGATGATCTACAAACGCTATAACGGACGCGGCGGAGCCACAGGCTTACGAAAGCCCGAGTACCATACAGCTGCTCTCATGCTCCCCTTCCCTCAGTACAGGGTAGTCAACCGGAACCTATTGCGGTTAACGTCCCCTTTTTTCTCTATATTTGTTCTGTATTTTTCTCTGGTGCTAACATTCCgtgcttcttgttttttttcttttgtgctttcAGGAAAAATGCCCCTCAAAATTGCTACTCAGAGCGCCCAGTGATCAGCATTCCTGCCAATGACTCCTTTCATGATAATGGTAAGCGTGGAGCCTGCACGAAGATTGCGCAATTGAAGTATCAATTTGCAGTCAAAAGGGCTGACATTGGCTGCCTAACATGTTGTACCTAACCCGTTAGTTCTGTTACTGACCACTATGAGTGCTTATGGGTTCAACTTTTCCTCATAGAGCTGGTTCAGCTTACCTAATGAGACACGCAAGATCACGATGTTTTAAGGGCTTCCTAGAGTTTGTAATTTTATGAGCCGGttttcttaaagaaaaaaaaaacgatacatCAGCGCAAATTTTGTTTGTTTGATGATACATTATTGTGGTGGCACTGCGACTGCGCGTTGGCATTTGTGACGTTTTGTATTGTTACATACTGCTGGAGCGTGTACCAGCGGCCTAATACAGTGCCTCTGAGCAGTACTGACATTTTGACAAAAGCATATTAACAACGTTTATGAAAAAGTGAGGCTTTAATGAACAAAAGTCCAGCTAATGTTTTGTGAGAGAAGCCTGTGCATCACTAGTTAGACAGGCTAGCGGTTAGTCAATAGGTATGTGTTACCCTGCAATAGGTACCCTGCATTCGGGGAGGTTGGAGACAAAATGATAGAAGGCGTTGAGGAGAAAGGCGGCACAGCAGTTGATTACAAAAATCCCCaaaacaattgtttttttttctaactagAAATCCAGTGAGGACGCAATTATTTAGTGCATTTATCATCATTGGTAATATTTAGCTGGCATGTCACGATTCCAGCGAAATACTGCAGACTTAGCAAATACATGAGAAGGAACTGACTGAATATTATGCAACCACAGCACAACGCAATACGCACCACATCGATGCCTTAATTGGAGCTACGCTCCGCGCATTGTCGTTTCACCGTCAAATGATGAAATTTCGCGGAGCGGCTTAATTCCGCCAAAAAAGGCGGCTGCATGCGGTGAAAGCATCCAACAAACCCGTCTGAAATTTAATGAGGCATAGCATAGCCTTCACAAGAGCGAACTCGAGCGAACAAAACGATACTTTTTGTATTTGTTGCGTGCTTTAATTCTTTTCTGGCCGTGTCTATTTTGCATCGTTCGCCTTTCGTTCATGAACCAACTTGCGCGCACAGCAAAGCTCTATGGGGCAATTGAAATTATGACAGCTGAAAGACACAACCAGTTGGCGCCCCCGAGTCGGCAGCTCTCCGTTGACCGCGCACTTATCGTTGCACAGATTTGCACGCTGCAGTCCCGTCGACCCTGTCTGCAGCTGAGGACACGACGAGCTTCGTCTTCCCGGTGCTGTTGGACGTCACGGCAGAACCGCCACTGGCGAaccgaaccaggctggcgctcgACTACCCTCCGGAGTGCATTCCGGAGGTACCTAAAGGCGTGGTCGTGCAGGTGTCAGCCCCGGCCATGGCGTCTGGCTGGACAGGAAGCCGCAGGCTCGTCTTTCGCCTGCGCGCGCGCAGCTATGTCGCGTCCATCAAGACGCCGCTGCTCAACGGCACCACCTTGCGAGTAACGCTCTGGGTGAGCACCCGTTTAACGGCACTTCGTTTTTCTTTCGGGTTTTGCCAGGACAGCCTGAGCACTTTCTTTAGAAAAGCTCGCTTGTGCGTCTATGGGCTCTGGTCAGCGTGGGCTGGCCACAGGGTAGAGGGTGGATTCGCGATCTCCCAATCGCAACACTGCAATGAGCATGTATTTTGACTTTGCGTTATAGGCAACGAACATCCCACACTAAGTGAAATTTGGCTTGTAAGCTTCTCCCCAAGGCTCAAACGCTGCCAGCACATTTATGGCGGCCATGCTCGGAGCTTGCAGCGCACGTCCATGTAGAGCGTGGGCGAGACCATTTTGCTACGGCTTCTATAGCGCGCGAGGCCTGGCTTGCTAACTTCCTTATTTACTCGAGCACGAGTTCTAGCGTTTGCCTAGTGGCGTCCGGCAGAGTGAATATTTTATTCAGAATTTCGTATATTTTTCATGGGGTCTATGCGGTGTAATCTAGCTTGGTGGAAACCGTCATTTCGGACGGGACATATCTTATCCGTCTCTCGCGCGTTATGCTTAAGCATGCGTAGCATTGCTTAGCAGAACCACGGCGCTGCCGTACGCTCTAAAGCAGCCACAGCTTAAAACTCAGCAGCCACAGTACTGCTTGCAGTGCTCCGTACCTTACCAGATAATCAAAGGTGTTGACACAGTGGTGAATGGTTAAGTCATTGGTTAAAGGTGAATGTCAGATCTACTGTGTTTGAACGTAATCATATAGGCTAGCCCCAATTGTAAACGCGTATGCACCGTCTCATATAGCCCTGTTGGATGCTGGAACTTGGCTAATGGAAGTGCACATGGACTGTATAATTCTACAATGAAATTATATTCAGCACGTGCGAACAAGACAAAAACTGTTAAGGTAGAATCTACGTGGCACAAACCGTTTTAAAGCAACGCAGAGCTACGACTCATTAAGGACATAAGGGCAAGTTGTCTCGTCTTCGGTCCTTCGTTTGTGGTGCTGTCTTGAAGGCATCACGTTGCATAcatcaagcccccccccccccccccaaaaaaaaaaaaaaaaaaaaaagacgttgtTACCGATCGTTTTGCTTTGCCTTAATACACCCTAATATATCCCCCgtgttcttttattttattgctaATGCCTTTTGCTTCAGTTATAACCTAGGACGTAGCATCTGCCAATCGTGACACTTAAGACCTCAGACAATTAAAATATGCGATTCAACTACTCACACAAACCTCAAACTTTCAGGCGAATGAAAGCCACGGCCTCCCTTGCTCACCGAACCAGGCCTCTGCGAGCCTCATCCTCAATTTCCCCGTGTGTCGGCAAAAACCTGTGCCACGTTTCAAGCGATCCGTCCACAAGCCTAGATCTAGGCTATCGAGCACGTAAGTACCGCCACATGTTTCAAAACGCTGAAAAGACCACAAGTTAAATGCCGTCTCTAGTTTGTCTGTCGGCCGTGTTAAATACTTTCCTTGCATGTTTTAATTCACACATCCCATGAGTCTCTATAGCTCGTAGGTACTGGATTAGCTGATGAATCGTATAGAGCGAGTGACAGGAttttttaagagagagagagagagagatactgagagagagaggaaaggcagggaggtaaggcagaggcgagtttccggtttgctaccctgcacagggttgggggatataggggttagaaagagggcaaagagatagaggaaaaaaaaaaacaggaatagAATAAGTACGAGTAGCCCAAGCGGGGCCAATGCAGTCGGCTTTCGAGGCTACATGCGCCGGCAGCAACCCGCACATTccacgcacacacaaacgcatGCTCGCACGACCACGTGCGATTCAAGACGCTTAAAGGAGAATTGCTCTGTTATGCCATGAGAGCGGGTTAACGTGCTTGATACGACGAGTGATATTTCTGACGCACTACTTTTGATGGAGCTAAGTTGATCCCTTCCAGCAGAGCTTTCCAAGAATGGAAACTCGTTCTCTGCGTGAGCTATCATCTTTAGAACCTGTTGTGGGACGAGTTGGTTAAACGTTGTTAAGAGCTGAGATATCtctgcgcggaaaaaaaaaaaaaaaacattgctctGACAATAAACACTTGCTAGTGAGCACTCCTTCTTGTGCGCGTctgcgtttttttgtttttttccatgCTCGCTTAAATTTCTTCTCTGGCCATCATAATTATGCGGCGTTCCAAGCGACGAATATTTCAGCGAGAATGGCTTTCGTTGCAGAGACGCGGGGCCGTCGGAGGAGCGGCATCTTGCCCAGGCGGGAGTGAACCCGAACGGTTGCCAGGTGGTCTCACTCGTCGTCGACATATGGTCCTTGGGCTGGCGTCGGTGGGTGCTGGCGCCGCACTCCTTCAGTGCGAACAAATGCTTCGGAAAATGCCGGTTCCCCGCGATTCAGCTACTCAACAGCACCAACCACTCGACGCTGCTAAGCCTGGCCAGTGGTGTCCGTTGGAATCCCACCAATTACCAAGTGTGTTGCGTGCCCATCCGCTACGAGTCACAGAGCGTCCTGTACTTCGACGACTACGGACACGTGGTGCTCAAGGCGTTCGACAACATGCGCGTGTCGGCATGCGGGTGCCGTTGACAATTGAAGCCGATGTGGTTCAACACGAAGCAGTTGGCGAGGGACGATCGGTCTAAAACGCTAGCGGTTATATATGTTGTGGCGAAGGCGCGCTGTGGCTTTGCGTTATGCAAGGGGCCAGGGCCTCCAAGCCGTTCGCGTGCCTGTGTCAAAAGTTAAATGCCACAGCCCACAAGAGTACAATTTCATCTTGGCCTGGCCGGCCTTCTGCAACACACATGACTAACGACAGCTCTTGCTAACGACAGCTAGCCTCCTTATTGCATTTGCAGCACGCAGGAACACAACTAACTGCTTTCGCATTTGTCCATCTTAATCTCTGTATCTCCAGTGCACCGGGATTGTTGCAGAAGCCACTCGTTCCTGAGAAAACTTGCAGTCACGTGCTCATCAAGTTATGAATCCGATCAGTACAAATTATCGCTGATTGACTGGCGTCTGCGCCCTATCCAATTGCTTTAATGAGTAATACCAGTGAACATGCTGTCCAATCCGGAAACGACCAGGCGAGCAATACGTCGTGATAGCTTCAAGCATCACGTGGGCAGTCCGTCCATGCACTTTGCGCGCCCAGTTTAGTAAACAAGAAATATTGTTTTCAACCTCACGCTTAAGCGTGACATTACGCTTCTATACTATTTGTTCCTCCTTGATTTTGCCATGTCCACCAGCGCAACATTTTTGAGTAACTTTCATTACTCATAGCGCCTTAAGTTATATATAGAAGGAAAAGGGAGTCAAATCGCTATGATTGATTGATCGAACTTTTTGATGATATTGGAAATGTTGACAACTTTCGTTTCCGGCTCTTCGACAAAGTTTTATTGCCAAATGAATATACAAAAATGACATGAGGAAATGAACAAATAAAGGCACACGATGAGCACTTAGCGTCAACGTGCTTCAGTCAATGAAAAATATAGTGGAAGCGACAAGGCACTTGGAAAAATGTGCACATAAGTGTTCAGGCAAAGAAACAAGCAATTGAAGAAAGCAGCggaatatacaaaaaaaaaaaggaatcacaAATGTATGGAAACGTTGAAATATTTGCACATTGAATACACAATTGCTGAAAAAACACAAACCATACATActgaaataagtaaataaataaatgaacgaGTAAATAAACAAGTGATTATAGAAATCGAAAAAAAACCCCCATAAAAATAGATGCCAACTTGTAGTTCACAAATAGAGCGATTCTAAAGAACATGTTCGACGTCCTACCATATATAGGTGACCGCATTTGTAGGAAGGCAATGTTACACGACGTATCCGATAAAGGAAGCTGCCCGTTTATACAACTTTCAGCTTAACTAACAAGTGAACTAACAGTTCAAGGCGCAGTCAGCAGCTGTGTGTCCCGATAATGATCAGGAGACCGGCAATGCATCAACAACGGATTGCGCTTTTAAAATCGCGTGAACTGCTGTATCCTTCTGCAGTGCTCCTAAGAATATTGTCATTGCGACGTGGACTTTAAAGCAACTAATTAAATAGTCAATTAACCATCTTAATGAGCAGACTGCGATGGCTATACTTTATTGTCCACTATAGAACGGTGGTCAGCGAGACAAAATGTGGACCGCTACTTGAATGACTTTTTTTGTGGAGACAACGTTGTATTAGTGTTTGTGATAAGTATAGAGTTGGATAACGGCCTAGGCAGTGATGTCTTTTATGTTTTGTTAAGCTCAACAGATGTGTATGTTTGGACTGTCTATCGAGGTTAGTACATGCAGGACACCTCACCAGAGGTTGGACTGGAAAGTATATCCCGTATTTGTGTAGCGGCGTAGAGAGCTGTTGGATGTTGCTTGGGCGCTCCACCGTGGCAGTCTTATCTTTATTTTTATCATATTTTTgtcactatttatttatttatttatttatcgatgTAGTACAGAGAGAGATCGAGGGGCCATTTTCTACCCGAATCTCTCCCATGCGGCTTAATTATAACGGAAAAGTACAAGTGATACTGGAGAACATTTGCAAGGTGtcttgaatgaaaaaaaaagaaaaagaaatgtgttGCAGCTTTATGTGATGTTTCTTTCCTTGTACTGCGTTTTCGTTGGCGTGTGGAAAAGTTCAGTCATGACGATTGAGGCCACTGCGTTGTAATAACACGTGGAATATACTTCGTACTTTTTCATTATGCGTTGACTCTTTCAAAAGTAATGAAAATGGGTAGAATTTACTTTGCGAGGCCGAAGAGGCAGATCGATTTCATGCAGTTGCAAGGTACTGTAAATAATCATTGTTATCATTAGGACTTGTTTGGCTAATTATTTTGAGACTAAGAGATGATAGAATCTTGCGAAGTTATGTAATATTTGTCCATTATGTATGCCATGTTCTCTCTTTCATATACTATGTGTGTTACTTGCATGACgatgcttttttttgtgtgtgtatatagAATATATTAGTGCATCAACGCCTTATTCAAGGAAACCCTGTGTATTTAGGAATTATTCATTTTCTTCCATTTTATTTcacctttcttatttttttttgcgtgtgtatgtgtgtgatgtACGAGTGGCTCGCTGTTCATCGCCAAAGCAGGAGCTCATGGCTTTGTAAGCCTGCCGATTTCTTCGGCAGCGTTCACCACTCGCTTCCGCCATCATGTACTGTAATGAGAAATTAAAAGCAATATTATTAataaagcgatagctttctttggctctgaGTGGGCAATTAGTGCATGAGAACTATATAGCTTGTCTTTATGTCGACAGCCAACGTTTCACTCATGCGCTGTAACAGCACCGAGAAAAACGGAGACACACACTCGCAAGTTTGTGGAACGTCTATAGctaaccagacgcatttctggttaacatccctgccttctccctttctcttcTCCTCCTCCGCCCACTGGCGCCGCACAGTTTATAAGTCCGCATACAACCACCTCCTTCAACCAAAACAGTGATTTGCCGGAAAGCTTGAGcccgtatttacaatatatatatatatatatatatatatatatagagagagagagagagagagagagagagagaaagttatcACGTAcgttagaattgttcgtaagcgccagccaatcgtgatgtaTAGACATATATTAGCGAAAGTGTTTACTGGCTCAAAGCACTTAgaaacgaaaagcttcgtgaattccgGCGCCTACTACATTTATTCAGCACCACCGGTTAGGGCGGTTTGTGTTCTATACAGAGCACACGACGCAGTTGTAAGATACGACCGTTATAGAACACGGCGTCTCTTCACAGGAACGACAAGAAAGCGCGAAAATAATGGGCGACTACGCGCCGGCGTGCACTTCCGCGGCCGGTCTGAAGGAACCTAAACTGTGAGACGGGCCCGACGAGGACCGAGCGGTATAACTGCAGGAGAGCGCTGCATGCAGCGGTCGGTGCGACGGTCTCGGGGGTGAAAAAGGAAAGGCAGAAACAGACGTCTGCGGCCCATCGGACACAAAGCGACAACAAAAAAACGAGGCAAGATTCATTTCCTACATCGTCCAACGGACGCCCTCGCCTGACATAATTGCCGCGTTTCGCTCCTGCTACCTATATGACAAGGATCGTTCCTGCTTTCGTTCTCCGTAATGGCCATCGTGTGGTTAAGAAAAGAAGCTGAAAATGAGTGCCAGATGTTCTAATACGAGGAAGTGCACCGGCATTACACTCGGGCGACGGCGTTGGTCGCCTTCTGAACTTGTGATCGTACTATATATAACCAAAATGGGCTTGCCTGCTTCGTTTTGTACTTCGATTGACCATTGCCATGACGCGTCCACGCGTGAGCTACCGCAGTCACTACGCGTTGACTCAGTTTCACAGCGATGGTATGGGAattctttctttgtttcgttgctctctaatgcgaaatttgaactCTGAGTATTTATGATCAGTCTACCGCGGGATCGAAAACAATAGCTTTCTT
The DNA window shown above is from Dermacentor silvarum isolate Dsil-2018 chromosome 1, BIME_Dsil_1.4, whole genome shotgun sequence and carries:
- the LOC125939776 gene encoding embryonic growth/differentiation factor 1-like, whose amino-acid sequence is MQKDTNRKNAPQNCYSERPVISIPANDSFHDNDLHAAVPSTLSAAEDTTSFVFPVLLDVTAEPPLANRTRLALDYPPECIPEVPKGVVVQVSAPAMASGWTGSRRLVFRLRARSYVASIKTPLLNGTTLRVTLWANESHGLPCSPNQASASLILNFPVCRQKPVPRFKRSVHKPRSRLSSTDAGPSEERHLAQAGVNPNGCQVVSLVVDIWSLGWRRWVLAPHSFSANKCFGKCRFPAIQLLNSTNHSTLLSLASGVRWNPTNYQVCCVPIRYESQSVLYFDDYGHVVLKAFDNMRVSACGCR